Genomic DNA from Heteronotia binoei isolate CCM8104 ecotype False Entrance Well chromosome 8, APGP_CSIRO_Hbin_v1, whole genome shotgun sequence:
TGTGTGAAAAATGTGAGTATAGCTCCCTACATCTGGTATGCCTTTTATTATTAGCCCTCCAAAATGGAATATCAGCTAAGTTTTCTGCTGATTTTCTTTTTAAGAATGCAAATTTCCCCAAATCTGTTATTGTATTGGAAATAACATGATTTAGTTGATTTGTATAAAACAGCAGGAAAAGTATATGCATAAAATTATAGTAacttcaaatttaaaaaaaatctatggcTATAAAATATGGTTTATCATTAGGAATAAAACTTGgttattcctttttttttaaaaaaaaatgtaggttTTAAAACTTCTAACGTAAAAACTTGGCCATCCATCTGTCAGGTCCTGTCACCTTCCCTGATGCCATGGGATACTAGTGTGGCTTCCTCTTCTGAGTGATATGTATTGTCCTCCTAGTACTGCTATACCTGCCCTTCCCAGAAAGAAGAACCATAGAAGTCTGTGATGGTTGATGACTCTGACATCATCAGCTGTCTCTGCTGGCCCTTAAGGCTGAAAGACATGGATATTCTAGCACCGCAGTGGTGAATTCTGTAACCAGGAAGAGTATGGATGCTTCTTTGCAGCTGTTTGTCCCATTCTTGAAAGGCAGGAGAGATTATTATAGTAGTGACCCAGTGTTCCTTTTAACCTAGTGTTGCTCTTGAAGAAGCACATGCTGCCTTTCCTAACTTTAAATGTTCAGAAAAAGCTTCAGTAGTAGCATTACATCAGGAGTTTTTCCAACCCAGGGAGAGGTAGTTAATAGCAGTTGAGAAGCGGTATTGCTGGTCACATTTTTATGCACAACCAATTGCTTTTTGCCACACAAAATAGTATTTGTTTCTCTCTTGGAAAATGGCAACCTGTGAAGAGGGGAAAATGCAGCTTCTGCACAGCTCATTAGGAATTCAGCTGCCAAAGGCAGCAGTTTAAGCCCCTTCCCTATGCAAAAAAGCAGGTTAAACAAGTCCTTAGGAGGATGGACGATCAGATGGATTAAAACATTGGTAATGGGATATGAACCTTTTCCATCTCTACATTACTGGCTTGGATATGATCCAGATTGGAAGGGCTTGTTATTACAATCCGTTGACTTCTATTATCATCTTCTGAATAATAGCTTGCTTGCTGAACTTCTTTCCTTAACTTGGGAGGAATCTGTGGTGATCCTGACTTCAGTGCAGTGTACAAACTTCCTCTCTTTACCtgtttaaattaaaacaaagatGAATACTGAACATTCCTGTGTGAAGCTCCTTTTTGCAAACAATTATGTTAGTTTGTGCTGCAGATAAACTTATCCTCCAAAGGCTGTTTCGAATGGCTGAAAAATGTGGTGGGCTTGTTTACAGAGAAATGCAACCAAATGCCAGATACCTTAGGTTGCACTCCACAAATATCTTAAATATAAACATCCTGGCTTAATTGGAAGCTCAATCCCAAATACATCTGTTTGAAAGCAAGTCTTTTTTGGGAGTGGAGTAATCTAATGAACTGAAAGACATCTGAAGTGATATCTGCTGTTGTGTTTGCAGGTGATGGCAAGTGTGTTATCTGTGACTCATACGTGAGGCCCTGCACACTGGTGCGCATATGTGATGAGTGCAACTATGGCTCCTACCAAGGACGTTGTGTGATATGTGGAGGTCCTGGAGTCTCTGATGCCTATTACTGCAAAGAATGCACCATCCAGGAAAAGGATGTAAGATTGTTACTGGCACTTACTGTCTTCTCTTCTTAAGATGTTATCATTATTCTCCTTAAATGTTACTGTTCTCTAGTGTGCTGAGTAAATATTTGAAGTtttggaatggccatgggttctAATGTTTCTAGCTCTCTGCTTGCCTGCTTCAATAAAGGCCAAGTCATACTGGACTGTATTTGCAAAGTTCCTTTCAGTTATCGTGCTTCTAATTGCAATTGTCTTCTGCTTGCTATCCTGTAGTTAGGACCAATTTATGCCTTAAATAAATCCTGTCCAGGTTTAATTTGGGAATGTGACATACTTCCAGGTAAATATACGTTGGATTTGTTTGCATATGTAGAAATTGTTTGGTTATCCAACTGACAATTTTAACAGCTATCTAAGGCTGGAAGTATAAGTTCTGTGCAGCATGCTGTTGAAAAGGTATCATTTCATGTTCTGCactccagggttgccagctgcctaaaaaatgtcctgtctctttaaaagAGATTTAATgttgaaatgggcagctgaagctttttatGGTGTGGAGGTAAGTAGCATCATTCTTTTAAGTAGCATAATTATTTttaagtagcattattttttattttattgtgcttttagaCCACCCTTCTTGAAGGGTTCAGGATGGTGCACAATaggttaaaataaacaaaataattaaTGTCAATTTATAATAAAAACAACAGGACTTAATGATGGCATAACATTGCCTTTTGCTTGCTCCCTCAGGCAGATCAGGAACCAATCATGGAGGAGGCCATAATGAGAGCCACAGGGTGAGCCATTGCTGtactcaaccataggcctggtggaacatttctgtTTTATGTGCTCTGTGGAACTGAGCAAAATCTCACAGGGCATGGATGGCAccaggtagagagttccaccaggttctAGTTGAAGGCAGCTGGATATCTTTTGGGTCAGAGACCACCAGCAGGTTTTGATCTTCCAAACACATCAGTCTTCAGGGGATGTACCTGGGAGAGGCAATCCTGAAGATACACTGGTTCCAGACTGTTAAGGGTCTTAAAagtcagaaccaaaaccttgaagcagatccagtactcaacttgtagccagtgtagctggcaaagcacaggctgaatgtgctttGACATTGGGAtgagctgtagtttccaggtcagcttcaagggtagccctacatagagcaagttacagtaaccCAGCTTTGAGGTGAccattgtatggatcactgtggcaAGGTCAGGGCTAGAGAGGAAGGGGACTAGTTGTCTGATCTGTCGCAGTAGAAAGAATACCAGCCTGGCAACATtcactacctgggcctccatagataagaaggaatccaggagcacacccagagctgggagttggcactCCAACCTCAGATTACACCCACACACAaagaggacctccatctttgattgattcagtctcagctggctctacctcaaccatccagccacaacCTCCAGTCCCACAGCCAAATTAGGTGGGGTGGTGGCTAGCTGACCACCCATCATcaaatacagctgggtgtcatcagtgtactggtgacaaccagCTCAAAACTCCACATCAGCTGGGCAAGAGAGTACATATAGACGTTAAACAATACAGGGAAGAGGATGGCCCCCTGGGGGACCCCACACACCAAAGGGTGTTGGAGTGACATCTTCTCTCCAAGCACCGCTCTGTCGCTGACCCTGGAGGAATGAAGGAAGCCTTCAGGG
This window encodes:
- the PHF5A gene encoding PHD finger-like domain-containing protein 5A, with the protein product MAKHHPDLIFCRKQAGVAIGRLCEKCDGKCVICDSYVRPCTLVRICDECNYGSYQGRCVICGGPGVSDAYYCKECTIQEKDRDGCPKIVNLGSSKTDLFYERKKYGFKKR